A stretch of Cupriavidus necator DNA encodes these proteins:
- a CDS encoding ABC-F family ATPase, with the protein MLSTANITMQFGPKPLFENISVKFGEGNRYGLIGANGCGKSTFMKILGGDLEPSSGNVMLEPGVRLGKLRQDQFAYEDMRVLDVVMMGHTEMWAAAQERDAIYANPEATDEDYMKAAELEAKYAEYDGYTAEARAGELLLGVGIPTSQHQGTMSDVAPGWKLRVLLAQALFSNPDVLLLDEPTNNLDINTIRWLETVLNERNSTMIIISHDRHFLNSVCTHMADMDYGTLKVYPGNYDDYMEASMQARERQVAANARAKERISELQDFVRRFSANKSKARQATSRAKQIEKIKVDDIKPSSRQNPFIRFEFEKKLHNLAVEVENITKTYDRKIIDGLSLAIQAGERVAIIGENGAGKTTLLRSLLNGAVQTGVQRGVEVDRGTVKWAENANVGYMPQDTYEEFPDNRDVMDWMSQWTQAGDDETSLRGTLGRLLFSADDIRKSVKVLSGGEKGRMIWGKLMLGRHNVLAMDEPTNHMDMESIESLQIALDKFTGTLIFVSHDRELISGLATRVIEVRTDGTLTDYLGTYDEYLQSQGIDG; encoded by the coding sequence GTGCTTTCTACCGCAAACATCACCATGCAGTTCGGCCCCAAGCCGTTGTTCGAGAATATCTCGGTCAAATTCGGCGAGGGCAACCGCTACGGCCTGATCGGCGCGAACGGTTGCGGCAAGTCCACCTTCATGAAGATCCTGGGCGGCGACCTGGAACCGTCGTCGGGCAACGTCATGCTGGAGCCGGGCGTGCGTCTGGGCAAGCTGCGCCAGGACCAGTTCGCCTATGAAGACATGCGCGTGCTGGACGTGGTGATGATGGGCCACACCGAGATGTGGGCCGCCGCGCAGGAGCGCGACGCCATCTACGCCAACCCGGAAGCGACCGACGAAGACTACATGAAGGCCGCCGAGCTGGAGGCCAAGTACGCCGAATACGACGGCTACACCGCCGAGGCCCGTGCCGGCGAACTGCTGCTGGGCGTGGGCATCCCCACCAGCCAGCACCAGGGCACGATGAGCGACGTCGCCCCCGGCTGGAAGCTGCGCGTGCTGCTGGCGCAGGCACTGTTCTCGAACCCGGACGTGCTGCTGCTGGACGAGCCGACCAACAACCTGGACATCAACACGATCCGCTGGCTGGAGACCGTGCTCAACGAGCGCAACTCCACCATGATCATCATTTCCCACGATCGCCACTTCCTGAACTCGGTCTGCACCCACATGGCCGACATGGACTACGGCACGCTCAAGGTCTACCCGGGCAACTACGACGACTACATGGAAGCGTCGATGCAGGCCCGCGAGCGCCAGGTTGCCGCCAACGCGCGCGCCAAGGAGCGCATCAGCGAGCTGCAGGACTTCGTGCGCCGCTTCTCGGCCAACAAGTCCAAGGCCCGCCAGGCCACCTCGCGCGCCAAGCAGATCGAGAAGATCAAGGTCGACGACATCAAGCCGTCGTCGCGCCAGAACCCGTTCATCCGCTTCGAGTTCGAGAAGAAGCTGCACAACCTGGCCGTGGAAGTGGAGAACATCACCAAGACCTACGACCGCAAGATCATCGACGGCCTGTCGCTGGCGATTCAGGCCGGCGAGCGCGTGGCGATCATCGGCGAGAACGGCGCGGGCAAGACCACGCTGCTGCGCAGCCTGCTCAACGGCGCGGTGCAGACCGGCGTGCAGCGCGGCGTGGAAGTGGACCGCGGCACGGTCAAGTGGGCCGAGAACGCCAACGTCGGCTACATGCCGCAGGATACCTACGAGGAATTCCCGGACAACCGCGACGTGATGGACTGGATGAGCCAGTGGACGCAGGCCGGCGACGACGAGACCTCGCTGCGCGGCACGCTGGGCCGCCTGCTGTTCTCGGCCGACGACATCAGGAAGTCGGTCAAGGTGCTGTCCGGCGGCGAGAAGGGCCGCATGATCTGGGGCAAGCTGATGCTGGGCCGCCACAACGTGCTGGCCATGGACGAGCCGACCAACCACATGGACATGGAGTCGATCGAATCGCTGCAGATCGCGCTGGACAAGTTCACGGGCACGCTGATCTTCGTTTCGCACGACCGCGAGCTGATCAGCGGGCTGGCGACGCGCGTGATCGAAGTGCGCACCGACGGCACGCTGACGGACTACCTGGGTACGTATGACGAGTACCTGCAGTCGCAGGGTATCGACGGCTGA